The genomic DNA TAAGACATCTTGCCGATGAATTTTCTTTATCATTAGATGCTCTGAAGCAACAGCAATTTCAAATTTATAAACAAATGAAGCAGCAGCAACATCAAACCGATCGTCAACAGACGTTCACTATTCAACAAAATCATCAAGATCCACACAAATTATCACCAGCTCATTTGACAGCTGAACGCCAATTACTGGCGCATATGCTTAGAGATCCTGATATTGCTGAACGGGTGAAAACGGAAATTGGCGGTCAGTTCTCAGATGATATGCACCAAGCATTGGCAGCGTATCTCTATGCTTATTTTGAAGAAGATCATCTCCCAGATGTCAGTGGATTTATTCAAATTTTACATGATGCTGAGCTTCAGAAGCGGGCGACGGAGATTGCCATGATACAAATTAACGAAGATGTCAGCGATAGAGAAATAAGTGATTACATCCGGCAGATAACAAATTATAATAAAAGGTTAGCTATTGGGAAAAAAGAAGAAGAGAAAAAGGCGGCTGAAGGTCGGAATGACATGACACGTGCTGCGGAAATTCTGTCTGAAATCATCATGTTAAAGAAAAATCTAAATGAACAATAATGTATTGAGTTTTGGAAGGAGGGGATCAAATGGCTGAAAAGCAAACGGATGAGCAAGTAAGCCAAGAGCTGACCGTTGAACAGGCGAAAGAGCAACTCATTTCATTAGGAAAAAAACGAGGTGTTTTGACTCATGGCGAAATTGCTGAAAAATTAGCGCCATTTGATCAAGACTCGGAACAAATGGATGAGTTTTACGAAAGCCTTGGTGAACAAGGGATCGATGTTCTTGATGAAGTGACCGCCAACAACGGTGATGCCCCTAAAGAGGAAGAGTTTGATTTAAATGATTTGTCTGTGCCCCCAGGCGTTAAGATTAACGATCCTGTGCGTATGTATCTGAAAGAAATTGGTCGGGTGGATTTACTTTCAGCTGACGACGAAATTCAGCTGGCGCAGCGGATCGAAGAAGGCGATGAAGAAGCTAAACGTCGATTATCTGAAGCTAACTTACGTCTCGTTGTTAGCATTGCCAAGCGCTATGTTGGCCGGGGGATGTTGTTCCTAGACTTGATCCAGGAAGGTAACATGGGTCTGATCAAAGCTGTAGAAAAGTTTGATTATCGTAAAGGTTATAAATTTAGTACCTACGCTACGTGGTGGATTCGTCAAGCCATTACGCGTGCCATTGCTGATCAGGCAAGAACGATCCGCATTCCTGTTCATATGGTAGAAACGATTAACAAACTCATTCGTGTCCAGAGACAGCTGTTGCAGGACTTTGGCAGAGAGCCTACACCAGAAGAGATTGGTGAGGAAATGGAACTGCCGCCTGATAAGGTTCGTGAAATTCTAAAAATTGCTCAAGAGCCTGTTTCCTTGGAAACCCCTATTGGCGAAGAAGATGATTCTCACTTAGGTGATTTCATTGAAGATCAAGATGCCCAAGCGCCATCGGATGCAGCGGCTTATGAACTCTTGAAAGAGCAATTTGAAGACGTTTTGGATACGCTCACTGATCGCGAAGAAAATGTCTTGCGTCTACGGTTTGGTTTGGATGACGGGCGTACGAGGACGCTCGAAGAAGTTGGCAAAGTCTTTGGCGTCACACGTGAACGGATTCGACAAATTGAAGCCAAGGCCTTACGGAAATTACGTCACCCAAGCCGAAGCAAACAATTAAAGGATTACATGGAATAAAGTTTACCTCCTTTTGGGGTAAGCTTTTTTTATTCATCCATTTGTCAATTATTTTACTGACTTTTTGAACGATTTGCAAACGCTATTTTCGTCGAAGTTTGTAAAAAAATGTTGTCCACATGACAAAAAAGCTTGTGCAGCCTATTATGGCAGTCACCACTTGAAATACAAAATTAATTTAGAGATTGAAATGCCAGTGACCCTCCCTTTATAATAAAGAAAGCGCATACATATATTTTATATGTTGGAGAGGGGAGAAAATGATGAATTATGAATTAAACGAGGAACAAAACATGATTCAAAAAATGATGCGGGAGTTTGCTGAGGAAGTAGTCGCTCCTGGTGCGATTGAACGCGATAAAAGTAAAGCCTTTCCTGAAACAATTTTTAAACAACTAGGTGATTTAG from Tuberibacillus sp. Marseille-P3662 includes the following:
- the rpoD gene encoding RNA polymerase sigma factor RpoD; its protein translation is MAEKQTDEQVSQELTVEQAKEQLISLGKKRGVLTHGEIAEKLAPFDQDSEQMDEFYESLGEQGIDVLDEVTANNGDAPKEEEFDLNDLSVPPGVKINDPVRMYLKEIGRVDLLSADDEIQLAQRIEEGDEEAKRRLSEANLRLVVSIAKRYVGRGMLFLDLIQEGNMGLIKAVEKFDYRKGYKFSTYATWWIRQAITRAIADQARTIRIPVHMVETINKLIRVQRQLLQDFGREPTPEEIGEEMELPPDKVREILKIAQEPVSLETPIGEEDDSHLGDFIEDQDAQAPSDAAAYELLKEQFEDVLDTLTDREENVLRLRFGLDDGRTRTLEEVGKVFGVTRERIRQIEAKALRKLRHPSRSKQLKDYME